The DNA segment GCAACCTAGCCATGATCTGACTTAAGGTTATAGTCAAGGACACTGAGATGCCACCTTACTCCATGTTCAGACTATGACCTGTTGCTGGTCAGTTGTCTTTTTCAGCTCTACTGACCATATTTTAACAGGTGCCAGGAAAAGTTTTAGACTCCTCACTTAGCATCTACTTGGTCATTATTGTGGTCTCAGTATTCTTCAGCTATCTTATCTGCCTATTCCTTTTCATAGTGTGTGTTCAAATAAGTACCCTAATGTGACAGTACATACTCATaattgcattttctcattttcaaatattacttccttatatatatttatcacatttaAATTGGTAATTTATGCTTTGTATTTTGTAGTCAGATTCTCAGGTTTCCTTCCCGTTGACATATTCTTTGCCTTCCCTTACATCTTTAGACttcattatttattacttttctgtATTGTATTTGGTAGTTAAAAAACACTTAggcatattttctttctaaaatgaaatttcagggtgaggggatgagcaaaatggatgaagggaatCAAGaagtacagacttccagttacaaaataaatgagtcatggggatgtaaaagtacagcataaggaatatagtcagtaatactgtaataactttgtatggtgacagatggtaactacacttatcgtgtgagcattttgtaatgcatataaatattgagtcactatgttgtatacctgaaactaatataatagcatatatcaattatacttcaattaattttaaagagagagagagagagagagaaaccaagaaacagactcttaactaccgaggacaaactgatggtttccagaggggaggtggacgggtgatgggtgaaataggtgatagggattaaggaatgcatttgtcctgatgagcactgggtaatgtatggaattgatgaatcactatattgtacacctgaaactaatataacatcgtatgttaactatgctggaattaaaatgaaataaaataaaatgaaattttaattgtgCTCTTAGTAAAAATGCAATCATCTATCAGACTGCCAAAACCTGATACAAATTTTAGCTTATTTTAATAATGGGAGAGAAGATATCTGAGATTCTTGGGAAAAAATCATATAGAGtatatgaaaacatataaaacatatatatacatatgtacgcatatatacatatccctaggagagagagagaaagagacgtaGTCCAGTATATACACAATACTAGCCAGAACCCATGGCAATGCCTGGTCAAGACTTTCTTTCAAGGGAACACTTTGTACTAATAGACTATGATAATTCTCCTAAAGCAAAAAATGCCAAGGTTCTTATGCAGGTGTCCCTTTCCCAACCATTAGTTGCACATTCATTCTGGGGGAAGCAAAAAAACAGCATCTTCATATCCCCCACTCGAATCACCTTTATTTTGAAATCCTGCTTGCTTgagatttgtaaaatatatatcttaatgGATTATGGAAAAACTTAGTTGTTTGTATCCTTAGTAATTCAAAAGCAAATTGTTTGAGTATTACCACAGGCCCACAATTTCCACATAAGGATAAGTGCCAGAACACTTGCTATCaaatgaatttacattttttgttataatattaatataaacataattatgaaaagaaaaactaatatcAACAGAATAAAGTAggcatttattttctaaatgttaagGAACCTGTGattgcccaattttttttttttttacgtaattacagaaaataaatgagaactttaaaaagtgttatgTCATGATTACATTTAATAAATCATCCATTCCAGTTTTCTGGAAATACAGGGGATAGAGGAACAGGTCAGATGATAccacaaggaaacaatcaagacaAATTCAGAATGTAGAACAACCTACAAGACAATGAGTCtggatactgaaaaaaaaactcagtatcATAAAAGACGGGACTGTTTTACAATAAATAGATGCAACACCAATACAAtcatgaaacttaaaaaacaaatcttcTAAGACATTCTTTATAACAAGTGGTCAAGAAAGTAAGTGCATTTGTAAAAGGAAATCAAGAGTGCATATGAATTCTTACTAAAGTTAAAGACATTGAggaaagataatagaaaaatgaGATTCAATAGGGATTGGATTTTAGATAATGTTAtggaattattaattttgttaaatgtgcTAATAGGATTATAATTATGTAGGATAATGACTTTATACTTAGGAGATGCCTGCTGAAATATATAGAGGTGAAGTATTATGTCTTCAAATTACTTTCAAATGGGTAAGCAAAAAAGGGGGTATTTGTgtgtagaataaaaatatataaagataaaaaatatgtagacataataaatatggtaaaaataagttttaaatttggATGGAGGTTAGAATTATGTTTGTATAATTCTCTTAACTTTTCTATGTATTTGAAACATTTCtcaatacaaatatttaattagtAGACTCAATATtctagagaagttttaggttttacagcACATTGAGCAGATAATACAAAAGGTTCCCATATacccactttctctccctcacagTGTTCTCTATTAatatcttgcattagtgtggtgTGTTTATTATAATTGATGAATCAATATTGAcccattattattaactaaagtctgtAATTTAAATCCGGGTTCACTCTGTGTAGTTTTATGGGTTGTGACAAATGCCTAGTGTCATGTattcaccattacagtatcataaagAAAAGTTTCAATGCCTCCCAGATCTCACGTGTTTTACCTCCTaattcccctccttctccttccctctggcaaccactaatcttaaTGTAtctttacttttgtcttttccagaatgtcatgtagttgcaGAAATAGAGTATGTGCCTTTTCAGACTAGTTTCTTTCACTAAGCAATATGCATTTACATTTCCTACATGTCTTTTTTGGGTTGATAACACttctttttataaacattttttaaatacaaagagaCAATCTTTAAACACCTAACAACAAATTGCAACATATATATCTTGATTGGCACCTGATTTAACAAATTATctctaaaaagacattttaaaagataattgagaAAAATTCACTACCTACTATTTGATAAGAAATTATTGGCATTGCTAGATGTGACAGCTGATTTGAGGTTATGTAAAAAATGCTCCTGCtgcatctgggtgggtcagtcagttaagcctccgactccggctcaggtcatgatcttgcagtctgtgggttcaagccctgcatggggctctgtgctgacagctcagagcctgaagcctgctttgggttcgtgtctccctctctctgcccctcccctgctcgagtgctctctctctctctctctcaaaaaaaaaaaaaaaaaccaccacattaaaaaaagaaaataaaaatattaatacattaacATGAAGACATTTTCCGACTACTTTTGGAGATTTTCATGTGGCCCAAATGCATCAAATTTCAGGGAAATGTGAATTGAAAGTGGTCCCCAGAGAAAGAGGAGTAAGAGGAATATTTCATCGTCCtaagaaaatgttctcatttgAATACTGTGCTTGTCCTGggtttctatagtttttggtttctttggggtGTGAGGATGGTAACCTAAACACCACCGAGATGCAGACATGCCCAACTTCTAAATAAAACTGGGAACTGCCTACTCAAAGCCTTGTTTCCTCCTGGGACTGAAGTTATTCCCTTCCAGTTTCCGAAGtcgatttttttttctcatttaaaaagagCCCCTTCGATCTGTGAGAAAACTGGAACGGAAATTTGTCAATGCTTGCCGTGGTTGTTATGGATGCAATGAAAAAGCCTTTGGAGACGCAGATAAGACTTTGAGATATTACTTGAAAATACTGCCTTTAGATGGCCATCTGTCTTGAAAGAAAGGATTAggattttcttcctgttttggaTAAACACAACACTTGGGAAGGACGCTGGGTGGCGCTGCAGCATTATAAGTAGAACGAAGAGAGCTACCAGCCCGCGCTCCTTGAGCCAAATGCTCCGCTGAAGAAACAAGCAGGAAGGGGAGGCATTCTAAGGTGGTTGCTCCGGGAAATCAGGGCCCTAGGCGTCTCCATTTCTCCCACCATCTACGAGATACTGGGAGATAAGAGCGACAACTCGAGGCGAAGCTGGGTCAAGTTTGCTGGGAGACCGGAAGGCGATGGAGGCCGGAGAGGGAAAAGAACGCTTTCTAAAACAAAGGCAAGTCTTGATATTCTTTGTTTTGCTGGGCATAGCTCAGGTTGCTTCCAAGCCTAAGCAGTACTCAGTGGCTGAGGAAATGGAGAGTGGCTCCTTTGTGGCCAATTTGTTAAAAGACCTGGGGCTGGAGGTAAATGACCTAGCTGCGCGGGGGGCTCGGGTcgtttccaaagggaaaaaaacgcGTTTGCACTTTGATAGGCAGACAGGGAATTTGTTGTTAAATGAGAAACTGGACCGGGAGGAGCTGTGCGGCCTTGCCGAGCCCTGTGTGCTACCTTTCCAGGTATTATTGGAAAATCCCTTGCAGTTTTTTCAGGCCGAGCTATGGATTAGAGATATAAATGATCATTCCCCGGTTTTCCTAGACaaagaaatacttttgaaaatttcagaaaGTATCACTCCCGGAACTACTTTCCTAATAGAACGTGCCCAGGACTTAGATGTGGGAAGCAACAGTCTCCAAAGTTACACGGTCAGTCCAAATTCCCACTTCCATCTTAAATTACAAGACAGTTCCGACGGCATATTACCACAGCTGGTGCTGGACAAAGCGCTGGATCGAGAGGAACAGGCTGAGATCAGGTTAACTCTCACTGCGCTGGACGGCGGGACTCCACCCAGGTCTGGCACTGCCCTGGTCCGCATTGAAGTTTTAGACATCAATGATAACGCGCCCGAGTTTGCAAAGCTGCTCTATGAGGTGCAAGTTCTGGAAAACAGTCCCATTGGATTCCAGGTTGCCGTAGTCTCTGCTAGAGATTTGGACATTGGAACCTATGGAGAAATATCTTATGTATTTTCCCAAGCCTCTGAAGATATTCGcaaaacttttcaaataaatgcaaagtCAGGAGAACTCATTTTAGCACAGAAACTGGATTTCGAATCCATTCAGAGTTATACATTAACTATTCAGGCGACAGATGGTGGAGGCCTATCTGGAAGTTGCATGGTGTTTGTCCAAGTGATGGATTTGAATGACAACCCTCCGGAACTGACTATGTCAACACTTATCGATCACATCCCAGAAAACTTGCAGGAGACCATAATTGCTGTATTCAGTGTTTCAGATCCTGACTCGGGAGACAATGGAAGAATGGTTTGCTCCATTGAAGAtgatcttcctttcttccttaaaccttctgttgagaatttttacactCTACTGACAAACACACCTCTGGACCGAGAGACCAAATCCGAGTACAACATCACCATCACCGTCACCGACTTGGGGACCCCCAGGCTGAAAACGCAGCACAACATAACCGTGACGGTCTCCGACGTCAACGACAACGCCCCCGCCTTCAGCCAAACCACCTACACCCTGCGCGTCCGCGAAAACAACAGCCCCGCCCTGCACATCGGCAGCGTGAGCGCCACGGACAGGGACTCGGGCGCCAACGCGCAGGTCACCTACTCGCTGCTGCCGCCCGCGGACCCGCAGctgcccctggcctccctggTGTCCATCAACGCGGACAACGGGCAGCTGTTCGCGCTCAGGTCCCTGGATTACGAGGCGCTGCAGGCGTTCGAGTTCGGCGTGCGCGCGGCCGACCGCGGCTCGCCCGCGCTCAGCAGCCAGGCGCGGGTGCGCGTGCTGGTGCTGGACGACAACGACAACGCGCCCTTCGTGCTGTACCCGCCGCAGAACGGCTCTGCGCCCTGCACCGAGCTGGTGCCCAGGGCGGCCGAGGCGGGCTACCTGGTGACCAAGGTGGTGGCGGTGGACGGCGACTCGGGCCAGAACGCCTGGCTGTCGTACCAGCTGCTCAAGGCCACGGAGCCCGGGCTGTTCGGCGTGTGGGCGCACAACGGCGAGGTGCGCACGGCCCGGCTGCTGAGCGAGCGCGACGCCGTCAAGCACAGGCTGGTGGTGCTGGTCAAGGACAATGGCGAGCCGCCGCGCTCGGCCAGCGTCACGCTGCACGTGCTGCTGGTGGACGGCTTCTCGCAGCCCTACCTGCCGCTCCCGGAGGTGGCGGCGGCCGAGGCGCGGGCCGACCCGCTCACCGTCTACTTGGTCGTCGCCTTGGCGTCCGTGTCGTCGCTCTTCCTGTTCTCGGTGCTGGTGTTCGTGGCGGTGCGGCTGTGCAGGCGGAGCCGGGGGGCGTCTGCGGGTCGCTGCTCGGGGCCTGAGGGCCACTTTCCGGGCCACCTGGTGGACGTCAGCGGCGCGGGGACGCTGTCCCAGAGCTACCAGTACGAGGTGTGTCTGACGGGAGGATCTGGGACCAACGAATTTAAGTTCCTCAAGCCGATTCTCCCCAATTTCCTTGGTCTCGGTGAGGAGAGGGTTCATGAAGCAAACCCCAGTTTCAGGAATAGCTTTAAATTCAGTTAAGTATTAATTAATAAGGGTCTACTGAGCCTAGTCTCCGTTAATTTGTGTAAAGTCTTTTTGTACTGCCTTGCCCacttggattctttttatttggtGTTGGGTAGCTATCCTATTCCATTCAGTGCATGCTACTGGTGTTTCTAAATGCCTTCGTTTGTGGTTTAAGGAAtgcagatttctttttgttgattaGTCTCACTGTAACTTAGTTCAACTTAAAGTGTGAAAGTAAACTTTGTATTTTCtgaagtctttaatttttaagttagaGCATCTTTTTCCAAATTCACCTTCCACAGTTCCTAGGTTACTTTGcagaacttaaaatttaaaatattttttaaatgtttgcaatcACTACATAAGCTTATTCTTTTTCCagaatatttgtgttttgtatATTCTCTTAAACTAGTATAACTTTAATTCTCTTCACTCACATTGGCTAAAACTTGTAAGATATGTATGTTCATGAACACTAAAGCAATGTctcacatttttctaaatatgtatttCCTTAAAGTATCCTTAAATGGAAGTTATGATTCCTTTGAGATTGTGACAACCTTGACTGTTGGATTCTACAAACCATTCATAttaaaatgctcaataaatcaACCACTAATATTCTCAAATGTAGTTAAATAAGTAGCATATGTCCAGTCGTTTTCAAAGCCATGTAATTCTTAAtgctttctattaaaatttttttctttaaacttttcacATCAATTCCccctttaaaatattagttttagcAATTACAAACATCTATTAACTTTGAGCAAGTCCTTAAAATCCAAAAGATAGGAGGAAATAACCATGTCTTTGTCCTTCACCAAATTTTAGAAACTTCAAATGTAGTTTGGCATTGCATGTTTCAAAAATTTTGGATTGTTTATAATTCCTTTGGGAATAAGCCTGTGAGGAAAAGATTTATCTTGGTCTGGCCATTATTTtgtgttcttcttcttcttcttctttttttttttttttttttttttttttttttgcaccactATTTTTCCCTGTTCAGTTTCCTAGGGTTTTcaaagctcttttctttttttaagtttatttattttgagagagagagagagagaatgcatgtgtgatgggggaggggcagaaagagaggagagagaattccaagcaggctatcAGATAAAAGCCGGttctggggcttgaacccactaaccgtgagatgacaacctgagctgaaatcaagagttggaagcttaaccaactgagccacccaggtgccccaaagcttttttctttttatgtgcttgaaTATGTGTCTCACTAGCTACCCTTTTATTGCATGACTAGTGTAGTAACTGGAAGATTATAAgttcttaacaaaatttttaaatgattgaaaggAAAAAGTGTCTTTTCTTCACCtgtgatattttgatatttaaagacACTAAGATACTCATAGGACAAAATTTTGCTGGCATTAAATGCTCTCTGATGTTTAAggaattacatatataatttttgtttactaATTGAACCGATGATCACTGTTGTTCAAGCAATATGCAGTTTCagtcccctgtctctctccttcaacatatttttgcttttccctttctgcttaaTTGGagtctcctctcctgccttctaACTTAAGGAATACATATggagaaactgtttttttttttattttataatttaaatttcagtgtatAATTCCCTAATTCATCCAACTTTATTTGTTGTAGTTCAATTTCTGATCCAtacattaaaacacatttttaattcttaatgttCTTTAATCTGTCTTTAAATTATTgtatattatgtttatttgaatgagctatactattaaaattataatatgaattttaaaggTGTCCTATTGAGATTAGCAATGTAGAGCACTATCTTACTTTCAAAATTCTCTGATCACCCAACTTGTTACCTGTAGAatcttggacaagtcacataATTTCTGTCCTATCAAAAGGATAACAGCTATTTCTATAACTTGAAATCATGACTAAGGTAATACAAAGATATAGAAGTGCAATCGCTGTTATTTTAGCGTTACTAATATTAAGAGTAAACCTAATAGAGGATCCTTCATGTAGCATTCCTAATTATTGTGAAGATGCTAGATTGAACACGTGATATTTGCAttgtttcatttctctgcttaaaaccttGCAATATCTTCGTtttattcttagaataaaattcagTCACCCATTATTTGCCCTCAGTTTATTTCTCCATCCTTCTCTTCCCACTTACTCTTGAGACACTAAGTTTTAGGTGCACTGTCCTTTTATTATCTAGAATAGCTATACTTTACTATTGCATGGCCTTTACATATCAGTTTTTCATTTATGggttcttcccattttacagttttaGCCTGGCAAACatctttttttgaatgtttatttatttatttattgagaaagagggagagaaagcatgagtgggagaagggcagagagacagagagaattccaagcaggccctccACTGTAGGTACAGAGCCCAATTCAGTCCCACtaaccatgatgagatcatgaccggagcagaaatcgagtcagatgcttaacccactgagccacccaggcatcccaagtcTAGAAAACATCCTTCATGTTCCAGACTAAATGGCACAACTTTGACAAAACTTTTTCAACCCCCCAACTCATTAGGTCAGGTCCCCTATTGCATATTTTCATGCACTCAGTACCTTTCCTATATAGCACAAActgttatatttgtttgtttgaacaTATATTTAAAGTCTGTTTACCCCCTTAGATTGAAAACCATATAAGATATATAGACACAGTCTGTCCTGTTACCACTAGATGCTTAACTTCTACAAACTCAACAAATAGCTATTTCCACAGATGAAATACAGTTGTACAGTTAATAGTTAAT comes from the Prionailurus bengalensis isolate Pbe53 chromosome A1, Fcat_Pben_1.1_paternal_pri, whole genome shotgun sequence genome and includes:
- the LOC122488313 gene encoding protocadherin beta-2 — its product is MEAGEGKERFLKQRQVLIFFVLLGIAQVASKPKQYSVAEEMESGSFVANLLKDLGLEVNDLAARGARVVSKGKKTRLHFDRQTGNLLLNEKLDREELCGLAEPCVLPFQVLLENPLQFFQAELWIRDINDHSPVFLDKEILLKISESITPGTTFLIERAQDLDVGSNSLQSYTVSPNSHFHLKLQDSSDGILPQLVLDKALDREEQAEIRLTLTALDGGTPPRSGTALVRIEVLDINDNAPEFAKLLYEVQVLENSPIGFQVAVVSARDLDIGTYGEISYVFSQASEDIRKTFQINAKSGELILAQKLDFESIQSYTLTIQATDGGGLSGSCMVFVQVMDLNDNPPELTMSTLIDHIPENLQETIIAVFSVSDPDSGDNGRMVCSIEDDLPFFLKPSVENFYTLLTNTPLDRETKSEYNITITVTDLGTPRLKTQHNITVTVSDVNDNAPAFSQTTYTLRVRENNSPALHIGSVSATDRDSGANAQVTYSLLPPADPQLPLASLVSINADNGQLFALRSLDYEALQAFEFGVRAADRGSPALSSQARVRVLVLDDNDNAPFVLYPPQNGSAPCTELVPRAAEAGYLVTKVVAVDGDSGQNAWLSYQLLKATEPGLFGVWAHNGEVRTARLLSERDAVKHRLVVLVKDNGEPPRSASVTLHVLLVDGFSQPYLPLPEVAAAEARADPLTVYLVVALASVSSLFLFSVLVFVAVRLCRRSRGASAGRCSGPEGHFPGHLVDVSGAGTLSQSYQYEVCLTGGSGTNEFKFLKPILPNFLGLGEERVHEANPSFRNSFKFS